TTTAGTCAGACCGGCTTGAGATGGGCGCATATCCTGAGTCTTTCATTTTCGCTTTCTTTTTGCCTGAACCCTGTTTTTGCCGGGATAGCCAGAAAATTGAATATCCTTGACATACCCGATACCCGCAAACTTCATAAAGAAGCCACTCCGCTGCTGGGTGGCGCTGCTGTTTTTATTGGTTTCGGTGTTGCTTTGCTGATGAATGGTATTTTTTCGCAACAGGTTTTGATCATTCTGATTACTTCATTGATGTTGTTCGGGATTGGAATCATCGACGATTTTAAAGAAATATCGGCCGGGTTTAAATTGGCGACGCAGATGGTGTGCACGCTGCTGGTGATGAGCTACGGGATTGTGCTGCGGGTTTTACCGACCGACCTGGGTATTCTGGGGCTGATTGGCAATTATTTACTGACCGTTTTCTGGATTATCGGGATCACCAATGCCATGAATTTTTTTGACGGCATGGACGGATTGGCTGCCGGACTGGGCGCATTAATTTCATTCTTTTTGGGTGTGGTGGCTTTTCAAACCGCTCAACCGTTTTTAGGATGGATCGCCGTTGCCATGCTGGGTGCCTGTCTTGGTTTTTTGCCGTTTAATTTCCGGCGCAAAAAAAATGCGGCCATTTTTCTGGGAGATGCCGGCAGTGTGGTGATCGGCTTTATCCTTGCATGCTTGGCGGTATATGGCGATTGGGCTCAGAGTGATCCGGTTGTGGCGCTGGTCTCACCGATATTGATTTTCTGGATCCTCATATTTGATATGGTGCACATCACCATCGATCGAATCATCACCGGCAAAGTCAATAATTTCAAACAATGGATCGATTACGTCGGCAAAGATCACCTTCATCACCGTCTGGCCAATGTTCTGGGAGGTCGCAAGCAAAGTGTTCTTTTTATCTATTTACTGGGGCTATGTCTGGGGACCAGTGCGGTGGTCCTGCGCAATGCCCGACCAACGGATGCGGTTTTGCTCATTATCCAAGCGTGCATCATGGTTGTGTTGATTACAGTACTGGAACGACGGGGCCGATTGGCCAATGGAACGCTAAAATCTAAACGTTACTTAAGGGATTGATATTGTGGTTCAATTTAGAAAAATCGTCAACCAACCGCCAACAACAAAGCGGGGATCTGCCTTTAATACAGGCAAATTAAATTTTTCCAAGCTGCCTGAGGAATCACTCGCAAGCACTAAATTGGCGACCTCGCCCATGCCGGATAAGAGCCGCAACCTTTTGTATGAAGAAGCTGCAACCTATATGGATGAAGTCCTAAAGGCATTGCGCAACCGCAAAGGGTTTGATCTGGATAAAGGTTTTGAAATTATTAGAAAAATTGTAAACTATAGTCACCCGCAGGATCCGGTTCTGGTCATGGCACTGCATAAGGACGACTGGCGCAAGTATGTCATTTATCATGCGGTTAATGTTGCCATTTTCGCGATAAAGATGGCCGATCATCTTGGTTTTGACCGCAGCAAACAGGTGGAGATCGGCATGGCGGGTTTGCTGCATGATGTGGGGATGGCAGCCATTCCGGAAAACATTCTTTTTAAACAGGGCCGGCTCAACAATAACGAGGTCAAAATCTTCAGACAGCGTCCGAATTTAAGTTCCAAAATTTTGCGAACTCTGGACGCCAAATATGCCTACACGGCTGAATGTGCGGCTCAGGTTTATGAAAGGACGGACGGCAGTGGCTATCCGCGCGGTCTTAAGGCGGATGAAATGCATGAATATGCCCAGATTATCGGCCTTTTGGATATGTACGAGTCTTTGATTCATTCCCGACCGCAACGGGGTAAATGGACACCTTTTGCCGCCGTCAAAGAAATTATTAACACCAGTAAAAATAAATTTGGCAAACAATACTTAAAGGCGCTGTTGAGTATTTTTACCGCTTTTCCAATTCACAGCTATGTCCGTCTGAATTCGGATGCGATCGGTAAGGTCATCGAAACCTATCCGGATCAGCCTTTGAGGCCTAAAATTAAAATTATGTACGATTCTCAAAAAAGAAAAGTGTTAACAGAAAAGATTGTGGCGCTGCCCGAAGATCCGCTCTTGAATATTATTGACTCAATCAGTGAAAAGGAAGTCCGGCAAATGACAGATTCGTGATGCGATTGACTGATCAAAAGCAATAAGTGATTAAAAAAGTGAATATAAAATAAAATTGAGATTAAATCTTTAAGTCTTTAAGTCTTTTTGCCGATATATCATGTGTGGAATAGAACTGAATGTTTAAAGATATATAATTAAGTAACTTCAAATAGTTAGATTAACTTTTAAGTTAAAGTATGTTCATAATGGTTGACCGCAAACACTTTGGTCAACAAAAATCCATCAACAGGGAAATAATTTTTCATGTATTTAGAGCATTGGGGTCTTCAAAAAACGCCCTTTGGCAATGTGCCATCGCGGGACGTCTTTTACCGATCCCCTCAACATGAAGAAGCGCTTCGACGGCTGCTTTACGCCATCGAGCACCGTAAAGGGGTTGCTATGCTCACCGGTGAGGTGGGCTGCGGTAAGACGACCGTCACCAAGGCACTGAACAATCACCTCAGCCGGGACCAGTTCCAGTTCCAGATACTGTCGAATCCGGCATTGCAACCAACGGATCTGATTAAGGCCATCCTGCTCAAACTTGGCGATACCAATTCCGACAATGGGTCTAAAACCATCTTGTTGGATCGTTTGCAGAAATTACTCATTCAAAATGGCGAGCAGGGGATCTGCACGGTATTGGCGATCGATGAAGCCCATGTAATATCCAATCAGGCCACTCTGGATGAACTGCGGATGTTGCTCAACATCCAGTCGGAAGATGAATTTCTGATTACCCTGGTATTGTTAGGGCAGCCGCCGCTGCTAAAGAATATTTCTGAATTACAACCGCTAAAAGAAAGAATCAGCATAAAGTTTAACCTTGAACCGTTGGATGTTGAAAACACTTTAAGATATGTCGTTTTTCGCCTGAAAAGTGCAGGGGCCACACGCGGCATTTTCACGCGCGAGGCCATCGAAAAACTGTACGAATATTCAGGCGGAATTCCATTGCGCGTCAACAATGTATGTGATCGCTGTCTGCTGATCGGATTGATGAAAAAGGCCAAGGTAGTAGACACGAAAGTGGTTGAAGAAGCTATCGAAGATCTAAATTCATAAACATACATTGTAAAAAAACATAGCAGGATTGGAAAAATGAATACCCGTTCAAGAATTGGATTGGTATGGGCAGGATGCCTTATCATGTTGATGGTTTTGGGCTGTGCGCAGCACAAAGCCTATGAGGCCAAACCTCGATCGGCCGGTCCGCCTAAGGCGGAGAATTTTGTCGTTGCCGGCAAATTCCGGGCGGTGGTAATCGAGGATATGGACAATGATGGAAACCTGGATGTTGTCGGTGGCGCAGCGTCGCCCGGCATGATAACCATCAGTTACGGGGATGGCCAGGGTGCGGTTTCTGAACCTCAGATCCTGCCGGTCCATGGTGAGGTGCGCTCGGTCGCCGTTGCGGATTTCAACGGCGACGGGCTCAATGACATTGTCTTTTCGGTTCAAAAAGAAACCTCCGGCATCCGTTTGTGGATGAATCAATCCGATCGGCAATGGCAGCAGCAAAACGGGCCCGTCAAAATCAACAAATATGAAATCGTAACAACGGCGGATGTCAATTCTGACGGGCACATGGATATTATTGCCGCCAATTCCACCGAGGATAAAAAAGCCGGTGTCCAGGTGTGGCTGGGAGATGGCAGGGGCGGCTGGGTGGTAGAGACAGGCCCCACAACACTCGGGCGGTACATTGGCGTTGCGGTGGCGGACGTAAATAAAGACGGCTTTCCGGATTTGATTGGCGCCGGCTGGGGTCTGCATGGCAGCTTGCGGGTCTGGCTGGGTGACGGCACCGGAAGATGGCTATCGACAGAACCCCTGGATGACGGAAATTTTTACGGCGTCAATGTCGGTGATATCAACAGCGACGGCAATCAGGATATTTTAGCCGCAACTTTTCAAGCGGGTGTTCAGACATTCCTGGGAGATGGCAATGGTAATTTTACATACGTTGTCGGACCGGTAAAAGATGTTAGAAGGCGCAAGCGATCGGACACCACCCCCGGAAAGCAAAAAATGCCGTTTCCGGAAAAGCCCAGTTTTTGGTATGTGGTACCGGTTGATCTGGATGGCGATACTTTTGTTGACCTGGTGGCGGGTTCTCTGGACTCAAAAGGGCTTATTGCCTTAAGAAATAAAGGCAACCTTGGATGGGAACTCTTCAAGGGGAAATTCCCTGCTGAAGGCAATTATTATGGCCTGGCCCTGGCTGATTTGAATGCTGATGGCCATGCGGAGATCTGTGCTGCCAATTATGGTGAAGGCATTCAGATTCTGCCTGCTAATTCGGGCCCTGTCGTTCGCACCCGTAACATGGAAATTCAACAACTGGCAAGTGTGGATCGACTGGCGGCCTTAGCAGTGCCCACCGAAAACGAAGTTTTTAAAACAACCAATGGGTACGTGGAATATAAAATCGGCCCCGGTGATATCCTTGAGATCACCAACTGGGAAGGGACAAAGGCCACAAAAGAGGAAATTCAAGTTCGCCCGGACGGCAAAATTTCCTTCCGTTTTGTTGAAGATTTTCCTGTCGATGGACTGACCGCCCTAGAGTTGGATCAACAACTGACAAAAAGGCTAAAAAGCTATATCAGAAAACCCAAAATTGATGTGGTTATCAAAGAGCATATAAGTAAAACAATAACGCTTCTCGGAGCGATTGCCTTCAGGAATACCGCTGGGACAGGTCCGGGTGAGTATCGTCTGACGGGCAAGACAACACTGCTGGAAATGGTGACAAAAGCTGGAGGACCAACTGAAAATGCGAACCTGAGCGGCGTTAATATTCGACGCGCAAGCGGTGAAACCATTTCGGTAAATCTGTTCAAGGCCATCCAGCAGGGAGACCCCGGCAAGGATTTCATACTGGACAATCGTGATGTGATTTTTATTCCGACCTTATCCAAGGATGGCAACCGCATCCACGTATTTGGTGAGGTCATGCAGCCGGGCACGTACTCATTCAATGACGCGAATATCCGGCTTGCGAATGTCATTGCCGAAGCCGGCGGACCCACGGTTTTTGCCACTGAATCCAATACCCGGGTCATTCGGGGTGACATTACCCGGCCCGAAGTCATATCAGCAAATTTAGATCTTCTGCTCGAAGCAGGAGATCAATCTCAAAATGTGGTCTTAGCCCCCGGAGATCTGGTGTATGTGCCGCGCAGCCGGATTGGCGATTTCAACCGCTTCTGGGAACAGGTCAGGCCTATCTTTGAACTCCTTCAGGCGCCGGGTAAGACCTGGAGGGTCTACAAAAGATAAAATGATTGTTCGGTGTTTTTATTTTAGATCAGTTATCCTCCAGGCGAAAACCTCAAAAATATAAATATTTTTAGTGGTTGGCGACCATCAAGTGGACCAGAGATAAATCCCGATTTGATGACAGGGGTAAATCAAGGAAATTAGGTATGGCGCAATATGACGTAGATTTAAGAGAATACTGGCATATTATCCGTAAACGAAAAGCGCCGATTCTGTTTCTGATTGTTTTGGTAGGCATTTGCAGTTTCGGATTTGCCAAGTTCAAAGAGCCTGTGCCGCTTTACGAGGCGGTTGCTGCCATTAAAATTGATCGATCCGCCAATATTGGTTCCATTTTGACGGGTGCTTACTGGGCCCAGGCAGAAAATATGGATACCCATGCCTACATCATTCAAAGCTTCCCGGTACTGGCAAATGCAGCCCAAATTTTAGGCAAAATACCCAAAGATGTTTCGTCGGATGATATCCGCAGCGACAAGCAGTTCCTTTCTGTTATTCAACATCTCAAATCTATCGTTGAAGCCGAACATCAGGATGGCACCAATATCATCGATATCAAAGTCACCTTGAAAGATCCTGTGGAAGCCGCTGCCATTGCCAATGGCTTTGCCCGCGCTTATAAGAATTTCAACACTCGCGAAAGAAACAAACAGACATTTGAGACCAAAACTTTTATCGAAGAACAGTTAAGCGTGACATCTGTCAAACTCAAAGAAGCCGAAAAAAATCTCCAAGCTTTCAAAGAAGGTTATGCCCTGATTTCGATGGATACCCAGACCCAGAATACCCTGGACAGGCTCTATAGCGTCGAAAAAGAATATGATGATCTAAAATCGGAAGCAGAGGAGGTTGCCGCCCAGATAAAGGCGCTGGGCTCAAGCAAAAAAGGTTCCATAAAGCGCTTCAAGGAAGTGTTTTTTTCTACCGGTCAGGAATCGCCTTTATACACATACAAAAAGAAACTCAGCGAGCTGTTTATTAAACGCCAGACCTTGCTGATCAATTTCACGGCCAAGCACCCGCAGGTGCAGGAAGTCGACAATCAAATTCGGGCGATCATCTACGAAGCTGAAAAAGAGCTCAATACCTTACTCAAGTCACTGCAAGCCAAAGTCAAAAACCATGCGGAAAGGCTTTCGCAACTGCAGGAGGAAAACAAACGGTTGCCGGAAAAAGCACTGCAGCTGGTCAGGCTCCAGAGAGAGGTCGATCTGCAGGCCTCATTATATTCCCAGCTCAAAGAAAGATACCAGGAAACCTTGATTGCCGAATCCAGTA
The sequence above is drawn from the Desulfobacterales bacterium genome and encodes:
- a CDS encoding FG-GAP-like repeat-containing protein, with amino-acid sequence MLMVLGCAQHKAYEAKPRSAGPPKAENFVVAGKFRAVVIEDMDNDGNLDVVGGAASPGMITISYGDGQGAVSEPQILPVHGEVRSVAVADFNGDGLNDIVFSVQKETSGIRLWMNQSDRQWQQQNGPVKINKYEIVTTADVNSDGHMDIIAANSTEDKKAGVQVWLGDGRGGWVVETGPTTLGRYIGVAVADVNKDGFPDLIGAGWGLHGSLRVWLGDGTGRWLSTEPLDDGNFYGVNVGDINSDGNQDILAATFQAGVQTFLGDGNGNFTYVVGPVKDVRRRKRSDTTPGKQKMPFPEKPSFWYVVPVDLDGDTFVDLVAGSLDSKGLIALRNKGNLGWELFKGKFPAEGNYYGLALADLNADGHAEICAANYGEGIQILPANSGPVVRTRNMEIQQLASVDRLAALAVPTENEVFKTTNGYVEYKIGPGDILEITNWEGTKATKEEIQVRPDGKISFRFVEDFPVDGLTALELDQQLTKRLKSYIRKPKIDVVIKEHISKTITLLGAIAFRNTAGTGPGEYRLTGKTTLLEMVTKAGGPTENANLSGVNIRRASGETISVNLFKAIQQGDPGKDFILDNRDVIFIPTLSKDGNRIHVFGEVMQPGTYSFNDANIRLANVIAEAGGPTVFATESNTRVIRGDITRPEVISANLDLLLEAGDQSQNVVLAPGDLVYVPRSRIGDFNRFWEQVRPIFELLQAPGKTWRVYKR
- a CDS encoding MraY family glycosyltransferase; amino-acid sequence: MAEIVKDEAANSLINSVALPAKPTDRHPPVKLIVGQDQTVKKAGLIQELSQSLNVNFFLYTVIAALTVMLFTPQVQQFFSQTGLRWAHILSLSFSLSFCLNPVFAGIARKLNILDIPDTRKLHKEATPLLGGAAVFIGFGVALLMNGIFSQQVLIILITSLMLFGIGIIDDFKEISAGFKLATQMVCTLLVMSYGIVLRVLPTDLGILGLIGNYLLTVFWIIGITNAMNFFDGMDGLAAGLGALISFFLGVVAFQTAQPFLGWIAVAMLGACLGFLPFNFRRKKNAAIFLGDAGSVVIGFILACLAVYGDWAQSDPVVALVSPILIFWILIFDMVHITIDRIITGKVNNFKQWIDYVGKDHLHHRLANVLGGRKQSVLFIYLLGLCLGTSAVVLRNARPTDAVLLIIQACIMVVLITVLERRGRLANGTLKSKRYLRD
- a CDS encoding polysaccharide biosynthesis tyrosine autokinase; the protein is MAQYDVDLREYWHIIRKRKAPILFLIVLVGICSFGFAKFKEPVPLYEAVAAIKIDRSANIGSILTGAYWAQAENMDTHAYIIQSFPVLANAAQILGKIPKDVSSDDIRSDKQFLSVIQHLKSIVEAEHQDGTNIIDIKVTLKDPVEAAAIANGFARAYKNFNTRERNKQTFETKTFIEEQLSVTSVKLKEAEKNLQAFKEGYALISMDTQTQNTLDRLYSVEKEYDDLKSEAEEVAAQIKALGSSKKGSIKRFKEVFFSTGQESPLYTYKKKLSELFIKRQTLLINFTAKHPQVQEVDNQIRAIIYEAEKELNTLLKSLQAKVKNHAERLSQLQEENKRLPEKALQLVRLQREVDLQASLYSQLKERYQETLIAESSKVEQVSIVKPAVPPNKPSNIPSKLIIVSTGLVIGLIIGIVFAFMAEVFDTSMGRIEDVEELLQVPVLGVIPLLQSEETDKKNGGKRREPERTRTRDLVTHFKPGSMGAEAFRALRTNLQFLRVETKGKSYLITSAFVQEGKTVNAINLALIMAQAGNKVLLVDGDLRKPLVNKYYGLPISPGLTDYVLGNYHWNEVTNAISDIMLGDFGIDDILRTPGMDTLHIITAGTKPPNPSEILTSHRFKKFLKEAGSAYDFIFIDAPPVMPVADASDIATLVDGVILVYMTGKIGRGVLKRVKGNLENVDAKLTGVILNKVKSDAGPEYYQYHSYYYYGNESTAKKEKQIKNPNKSNKIKPKRKVASS
- a CDS encoding AAA family ATPase, with amino-acid sequence MYLEHWGLQKTPFGNVPSRDVFYRSPQHEEALRRLLYAIEHRKGVAMLTGEVGCGKTTVTKALNNHLSRDQFQFQILSNPALQPTDLIKAILLKLGDTNSDNGSKTILLDRLQKLLIQNGEQGICTVLAIDEAHVISNQATLDELRMLLNIQSEDEFLITLVLLGQPPLLKNISELQPLKERISIKFNLEPLDVENTLRYVVFRLKSAGATRGIFTREAIEKLYEYSGGIPLRVNNVCDRCLLIGLMKKAKVVDTKVVEEAIEDLNS
- a CDS encoding HD domain-containing phosphohydrolase — translated: MPDKSRNLLYEEAATYMDEVLKALRNRKGFDLDKGFEIIRKIVNYSHPQDPVLVMALHKDDWRKYVIYHAVNVAIFAIKMADHLGFDRSKQVEIGMAGLLHDVGMAAIPENILFKQGRLNNNEVKIFRQRPNLSSKILRTLDAKYAYTAECAAQVYERTDGSGYPRGLKADEMHEYAQIIGLLDMYESLIHSRPQRGKWTPFAAVKEIINTSKNKFGKQYLKALLSIFTAFPIHSYVRLNSDAIGKVIETYPDQPLRPKIKIMYDSQKRKVLTEKIVALPEDPLLNIIDSISEKEVRQMTDS